From Asterias rubens chromosome 20, eAstRub1.3, whole genome shotgun sequence, one genomic window encodes:
- the LOC117303660 gene encoding acyl-CoA desaturase-like produces the protein MAPRNHIYSSVELTPDEGNAEQVQEEHGETDMPGTESAEMADSQLGDGVKVPTRIVWRNVVIMAALHIASVYAFLFLTWKCRANTLLWAIGLYLCGGIGITAGAHRLWAHRTYKAKLPLRILLGMFNCVALQNDIYDWSRDHRVHHKYSETEADPHNATRGFFFAHVGWLLCRKHPKVIEKGSRIDLRDLLDDPVVKYQRKFYLPLILFFCFILPTAVPVICWGESIWNAFYVAGLLRYCFTLNCTWLVNSAAHLWGNKPYDRFINPSENRFVSSLAVGEGWHNYHHTFPWDYKTGEFGWKINITTMFIDLMATLGQATERKVVPKKVIQARMQRTGILGAGVGCD, from the exons ATGGCCCCACGAAATCACATCTACTCTTCAGTGGAGCTGACCCCGGATGAAGGCAACGCAGAGCAGGTACAAGAGGAGCATGGTGAGACCGACATGCCGGGGACAGAGTCGGCGGAGATGGCCGACAGTCAGCTAGGAGATGGGGTGAAAGTCCCGACAAGAATTGTGTGGCGTAACGTTGTTATTATGGCGGCGTTGCACATCGCGTCCGTCTATGCTTTCTTGTTTCTGACGTGGAAGTGTCGAGCGAATACGCTCCTTTGGG CTATCGGGCTTTATCTTTGCGGTGGTATTGGCATAACAGCAGGAGCACATCGGCTGTGGGCTCATCGCACATACAAAGCAAAGCTCCCTCTACGGATACTCCTTGGAATGTTCAACTGCGTAGCACTCCAG AATGACATCTACGACTGGTCACGAGACCACCGGGTTCACCACAAGTACTCGGAGACCGAGGCCGATCCACACAACGCCACAAGAGGGTTCTTCTTCGCTCACGTCGGCTGGCTCCTTTGCCGAAAACATCCTAAGGTGATCGAGAAAGGGTCTAGAATTGATCTTCGTGACCTCTTGGATGACCCAGTGGTGAAATACCAAAGAAA GTTCTATCTCCCGTTGATTTTGTTCTTCTGTTTCATCTTACCGACTGCTGTACCGGTGATCTGCTGGGGAGAATCCATCTGGAATGCCTTTTACGTAGCTGGGCTGCTACGCTACTGCTTCACTCTCAACTGTACCTGGTTGGTGAACAGCGCAGCACACTTGTGGGGGAACAAGCCTTACGATCGCTTCATCAACCCTTCCGAGAACAGATTCGTGTCCTCCTTGGCAGTTGGTGAAGGCTGGCACAACTACCATCATACCTTCCCATGGGATTACAAGACAGGGGAATTCGGCTGGAAGATCAACATAACAACCATGTTCATAGATCTGATGGCAACCCTGGGCCAGGCCACAGAGCGGAAGGTAGTGCCGAAAAAGGTCATACAAGCCAGGATGCAGCGCACTGGCATTTTGGGTGCAGGAGTGGGATGCGACTAA